A part of Lacinutrix sp. 5H-3-7-4 genomic DNA contains:
- a CDS encoding DUF1801 domain-containing protein → MTSKAKTPEEYIAQLPEDRKAPVTKLHNLIKKHMPKGLESGIGYGMLAYYVPKTIYPNGYHCKPFPPLPFINLASQKNYIALYHSGVYANKELHDWFVNEYPKHSKYKLDMGKSCIRFKKPDAIPYDLIQELLGKITVKEWIEIYEKTIKK, encoded by the coding sequence ATGACCTCAAAAGCAAAAACACCAGAAGAGTATATAGCACAACTCCCAGAAGATAGAAAAGCACCTGTTACAAAATTACATAATCTAATAAAAAAGCACATGCCAAAAGGTTTAGAGTCGGGAATAGGTTATGGTATGTTAGCATATTATGTACCAAAAACTATTTATCCAAACGGTTACCATTGCAAACCATTTCCACCTCTACCATTTATAAATCTAGCATCACAAAAAAACTACATAGCACTTTACCACTCTGGAGTTTATGCTAACAAAGAATTGCACGATTGGTTTGTAAACGAATACCCTAAACACAGTAAATACAAGTTAGACATGGGAAAAAGCTGTATTAGGTTTAAAAAACCAGATGCTATACCTTACGATTTAATACAAGAGTTGTTAGGTAAAATAACTGTAAAAGAGTGGATTGAGATTTATGAGAAAACTATAAAAAAATAG
- a CDS encoding DUF4286 family protein codes for MIIYNVTVNIDNSVHEQWLTWIKEHIPQVLATGKFLEAKLTKVLVEEEMGGETYSIQYRAHSRESLDAYYKEDADRLRTEGLKLFADKMLAFRTELEVIDEYAVNFK; via the coding sequence ATGATTATATACAACGTCACAGTTAATATAGATAATAGTGTGCACGAGCAATGGTTAACTTGGATTAAAGAACATATTCCACAAGTACTTGCAACAGGTAAATTTTTAGAAGCAAAACTTACCAAGGTTTTAGTAGAAGAAGAAATGGGTGGCGAAACCTACTCTATACAATACAGAGCACATTCTCGCGAATCTCTAGATGCCTACTATAAAGAAGACGCAGATCGCTTAAGAACCGAAGGTTTAAAACTATTTGCCGACAAGATGCTTGCTTTTAGAACAGAGCTAGAAGTTATAGATGAATATGCTGTAAACTTTAAATAA
- the mgtE gene encoding magnesium transporter: protein MEEQEENIQFKISDALITSVEQLVDAKNDNAILELLNEYHHADIAEILEDLNTEQSSYIIKLLDSEKTSEILMEMDEDDREKILATLSTKEIAEEIEELDTDDAADMIAELPEERQEQVIAQIEDQEHKAEIQELLTYDEDTAGGLMAKELVRVNENWTVTECVREMRAQAENVTRVHSIYVVDGNEKLIGRLSLKDLLMASPRAHISTVYIPKVDYVDVNEEAEEVARIMQKYDLEAIPVVDENKVLMGRITIDDIVDVIREEADKDYQLAAGITHDVEADDSILQLTRARLPWLFLGLIGGIGAFVIMYFFEGRLPEQAVILFLFTPLIAAMAGNVGVQSSAIIVQGLANDDVKGSINNRLVKEMLLAALNGVVLSIFLFLFVFAWEQNFKLALAISVSLVVVIIIAGLIGTFIPLFLDKRGVDPAIATGPFITTSNDIFGIVIYLLISKSILGF, encoded by the coding sequence GTGGAAGAACAAGAAGAAAATATCCAATTTAAAATAAGCGATGCGCTTATAACTAGTGTAGAACAATTAGTAGATGCTAAAAATGATAACGCCATTTTAGAACTATTAAATGAATATCACCATGCGGATATAGCCGAAATTCTTGAAGACCTAAATACAGAGCAATCCAGCTACATTATTAAATTATTAGATAGTGAAAAAACATCCGAAATCCTTATGGAAATGGATGAAGATGATCGAGAGAAAATCTTAGCAACACTATCTACAAAAGAAATTGCAGAAGAAATCGAAGAACTCGATACCGATGATGCTGCAGATATGATTGCCGAGCTTCCCGAAGAACGACAAGAACAAGTAATTGCACAAATTGAAGACCAAGAGCACAAAGCTGAAATTCAAGAACTATTAACTTACGACGAAGATACAGCTGGTGGTTTAATGGCAAAAGAATTAGTGCGAGTAAACGAAAACTGGACCGTTACAGAATGTGTACGCGAAATGCGCGCACAAGCCGAAAACGTAACAAGAGTTCACTCTATTTATGTAGTAGATGGTAATGAGAAGTTAATAGGACGACTCTCACTAAAGGACTTACTTATGGCATCGCCAAGAGCGCACATTTCTACAGTATACATACCAAAAGTAGATTATGTAGACGTTAACGAAGAAGCCGAAGAAGTAGCTAGAATAATGCAAAAATACGATCTAGAAGCCATTCCTGTAGTAGACGAAAACAAAGTATTAATGGGTAGAATTACCATTGATGATATTGTAGACGTTATACGAGAAGAAGCAGATAAAGATTACCAACTAGCAGCAGGTATAACACACGATGTAGAGGCAGACGATAGTATTTTACAACTAACCCGAGCAAGACTACCATGGCTATTTCTAGGTCTAATAGGAGGAATTGGAGCATTTGTAATCATGTACTTTTTTGAAGGCAGACTACCAGAACAAGCCGTAATACTATTTTTATTCACACCATTAATAGCCGCAATGGCAGGAAATGTAGGAGTACAATCAAGCGCCATAATAGTGCAAGGTTTAGCAAACGACGATGTAAAAGGCAGTATAAATAATAGATTAGTAAAAGAAATGCTTCTAGCCGCGTTAAACGGTGTAGTATTATCTATATTTCTATTTCTATTTGTGTTCGCATGGGAACAAAACTTTAAGCTCGCATTAGCCATATCAGTATCACTAGTAGTAGTAATAATAATCGCCGGATTAATAGGCACATTTATACCGCTATTTCTAGACAAAAGAGGCGTAGATCCAGCCATAGCAACAGGACCATTTATCACCACAAGTAACGATATTTTTGGTATAGTAATCTATCTATTGATATCAAAATCAATATTAGGCTTTTAG
- the rsmA gene encoding 16S rRNA (adenine(1518)-N(6)/adenine(1519)-N(6))-dimethyltransferase RsmA, with protein sequence MTKKKHNPHQVKAKKFLGQHFLEDESIAEQIADALSLEGYKKVLEIGPGMGVLTKYLLKKPVTTYVIEIDTESVEYLKNNYLNLAPRILEKDFLKYDVSETFGDEPFAISGNFPYNISTQIVFKTLELRDQIPEFSGMFQKEVAQRICSKEGSKVYGILSVLTQAFYNAEYLFTVPPTVFNPPPKVDSGVLKLTRKKNYSLPCDEKLFFRVVKQAFQQRRKTLRNSLKTFELSDNLKANVIFGKRPEQLDVQAFIELTTLIENDTKNESI encoded by the coding sequence ATGACCAAGAAAAAACACAATCCGCACCAAGTAAAAGCAAAAAAGTTTTTAGGTCAGCACTTTTTAGAAGACGAAAGCATAGCAGAACAAATAGCAGACGCTTTATCACTTGAAGGCTATAAAAAAGTATTAGAAATTGGTCCTGGAATGGGTGTTTTAACCAAGTATTTATTAAAAAAACCTGTAACAACCTATGTTATAGAAATAGATACCGAAAGTGTAGAATATCTAAAAAATAATTATCTAAACCTTGCACCAAGAATTTTAGAAAAAGATTTTTTAAAATACGATGTTAGCGAAACCTTTGGAGACGAACCTTTTGCAATTAGCGGTAACTTTCCATACAACATATCTACACAAATTGTATTTAAAACCTTAGAGCTAAGAGATCAAATACCAGAGTTTTCTGGAATGTTTCAAAAAGAAGTTGCCCAGCGCATTTGCTCTAAAGAAGGCAGTAAAGTATACGGTATACTCTCTGTATTAACACAAGCATTTTATAATGCAGAATATTTATTTACCGTACCACCAACAGTATTTAATCCACCACCAAAAGTAGACTCAGGAGTATTAAAACTTACACGTAAAAAAAACTATAGCTTACCATGCGACGAAAAACTATTTTTTAGAGTGGTAAAACAAGCATTTCAGCAACGTAGAAAAACATTACGTAACAGTTTAAAAACATTCGAATTGAGTGATAATTTAAAAGCAAATGTTATATTTGGCAAGCGACCAGAACAACTCGATGTTCAAGCCTTTATTGAGCTTACAACATTAATTGAAAACGACACCAAAAACGAGTCTATTTAG
- a CDS encoding cupin domain-containing protein, translating to MKPINISQKHTLFTKQWHPHRIATVDNMQVLLAKLKGEFVWHSHDNEDELFQVIKGTLYMQFRDRTQVVNQGEIIVVPKGVEHNPTTKNNEEVHVLLFEKLSTSHTGKVKHDKTQTNYPEI from the coding sequence ATGAAACCAATAAACATAAGCCAAAAACACACCCTATTTACAAAACAATGGCATCCACACCGCATTGCAACAGTAGATAATATGCAAGTACTACTAGCAAAACTAAAAGGAGAATTTGTTTGGCATAGCCATGATAATGAAGATGAGCTTTTTCAAGTAATAAAAGGCACACTATACATGCAATTTAGAGACAGAACCCAGGTTGTAAATCAAGGAGAAATAATTGTAGTACCAAAAGGAGTAGAACATAATCCTACAACAAAAAATAATGAAGAAGTACACGTGTTACTATTCGAAAAACTAAGTACATCACATACCGGAAAAGTAAAACACGACAAAACACAAACCAACTATCCAGAAATTTAA
- a CDS encoding 2-hydroxyacid dehydrogenase, which produces MKILHIDSNHPLLINQLNALGFTNHENYVDSKENIQKSIHEYDGFIIRSRFSIDKAFIDSATNLKFIGRVGAGLENIDCDYAEQKGITLIAAPEGNRNAVGEHSLAMLLSLFNKLNKADREVRNGQWLREDNRGLELDGKTVGIIGYGNMGKAFARKLRGFDVNVLCYDLKTNIGDSNATQVNLSQLQEQVDVLSLHTPENPSTINMVNTNFINAFKKPFWLINTARGKSVVTKDLVTALQSGKILGAGLDVLEYEKSSFENLFTSNNMPEPFKYLIKSQNVILSPHVAGWTIESKEKLAQTIVNKIQEKFC; this is translated from the coding sequence ATGAAGATATTACATATAGATAGCAATCACCCATTATTAATAAATCAACTTAATGCCTTAGGCTTTACAAATCATGAGAATTATGTAGATTCAAAAGAAAACATTCAAAAAAGCATTCATGAGTACGATGGTTTTATAATAAGAAGTAGATTTAGTATAGATAAAGCCTTTATAGATTCAGCAACAAATCTAAAATTTATAGGTCGTGTAGGTGCAGGATTAGAAAATATAGATTGTGATTATGCAGAGCAAAAAGGCATAACACTTATTGCAGCACCAGAAGGAAATAGAAATGCTGTTGGAGAACACAGTTTAGCAATGCTATTATCTTTATTTAATAAGCTAAACAAAGCAGATCGAGAAGTAAGAAACGGGCAATGGCTGCGTGAAGACAACCGAGGTTTAGAGTTAGATGGTAAAACCGTAGGTATAATAGGTTATGGTAATATGGGTAAAGCCTTTGCAAGAAAACTACGCGGTTTTGATGTTAACGTTTTATGCTACGATTTAAAAACAAACATTGGAGACAGTAACGCAACGCAAGTAAACTTATCACAACTTCAAGAACAGGTAGATGTATTAAGCTTACACACACCAGAAAACCCATCAACCATAAACATGGTAAATACAAATTTTATAAATGCATTTAAAAAACCATTTTGGTTAATAAATACAGCACGCGGTAAAAGTGTAGTTACAAAAGATTTGGTAACCGCATTACAATCTGGAAAAATATTAGGTGCAGGATTAGATGTTTTAGAATACGAAAAATCATCATTCGAAAATTTATTTACTAGCAATAATATGCCAGAACCATTTAAGTATTTAATTAAGTCTCAAAATGTTATTTTATCGCCACACGTTGCAGGTTGGACAATAGAAAGTAAAGAAAAACTAGCACAAACTATAGTTAACAAAATTCAAGAAAAATTTTGCTAA
- a CDS encoding HTTM domain-containing protein, whose protein sequence is MINSFLFKHIDNSALVVFRIIFGLLCFLESVGAIFTGWITRTLVEPKFTFSFMGFGWLQPLSGNGMYFYYAIMGGFGILIMLGYKYRFSALAFCLMWCGVYFMQKSSYNNHYYLLVLLSAIMAILPANRYASLDVKLNPKLKEISMPSWCKWIFVIQLFILYTYASKAKLYPDWIDLTVPKLLMRSKANYPIIGELLQNNFMPYLVAYGGILFDGLIIPLLLIKATRKYAFFASIFFHLFNSIVFQVGVFPYLSLAFCLFFFEPKVIKNIFLKRKEFYSKNEIIVPNYKPVLVTLGGIYFIIQIILPIRHHFIEDNVLWTEEGHRLSWRMMLRSKSSRTTYKLVNNTTKKETVLKLDKYLSKKQIRSASSKPDVMWQFSQRLKEDYKNKGEDISIYIKAFVSVNGKPHKQLIDPKVDIANAKYNYFTHNDWILPSK, encoded by the coding sequence ATGATTAACTCATTTCTTTTTAAACATATAGATAATAGTGCGCTTGTTGTCTTCAGGATTATTTTTGGTTTACTATGCTTTTTAGAATCTGTTGGTGCAATTTTTACCGGCTGGATAACACGCACTTTAGTAGAACCAAAATTTACATTCTCGTTTATGGGCTTTGGCTGGCTACAGCCATTATCAGGAAATGGTATGTACTTTTACTACGCAATTATGGGTGGTTTTGGTATTTTAATAATGCTAGGTTATAAGTATAGGTTTAGTGCATTGGCCTTTTGTTTAATGTGGTGCGGCGTATATTTTATGCAAAAATCCTCATATAACAACCATTACTACTTACTTGTTTTATTAAGTGCAATTATGGCTATTTTGCCTGCAAATCGCTATGCATCTTTAGATGTTAAATTAAACCCTAAACTTAAAGAAATTTCTATGCCTAGTTGGTGTAAGTGGATTTTTGTAATCCAGTTGTTTATACTTTACACTTACGCATCTAAAGCAAAATTATATCCAGATTGGATAGATTTAACTGTGCCAAAACTATTAATGAGAAGTAAAGCCAATTACCCAATTATTGGCGAGTTATTACAAAATAATTTTATGCCATATTTAGTAGCTTATGGTGGCATTTTATTTGACGGTTTAATTATACCTCTTTTACTTATTAAGGCTACAAGAAAGTACGCTTTTTTTGCTTCTATATTTTTTCATTTATTTAATTCTATTGTATTTCAGGTTGGTGTATTTCCATACCTATCCTTAGCATTTTGTTTATTCTTTTTTGAGCCTAAAGTAATTAAAAACATCTTTTTAAAACGAAAAGAGTTTTACTCTAAAAACGAAATTATTGTGCCTAACTATAAACCCGTTTTAGTAACACTTGGAGGCATTTATTTTATAATTCAAATAATACTACCTATTCGCCATCATTTTATTGAAGATAATGTTTTATGGACAGAAGAAGGCCACCGTTTATCTTGGCGCATGATGCTACGCTCTAAAAGCAGCAGAACAACTTATAAACTTGTTAATAATACTACAAAAAAAGAAACTGTTTTAAAATTAGACAAATACCTCTCTAAAAAACAAATACGCTCTGCTAGCTCTAAACCAGATGTTATGTGGCAGTTTTCACAACGGTTAAAAGAAGACTACAAAAACAAAGGCGAAGATATTTCTATATATATAAAAGCTTTTGTAAGTGTTAATGGTAAGCCACACAAACAATTAATAGACCCAAAAGTAGATATTGCAAATGCCAAGTATAACTACTTTACACATAATGATTGGATATTACCATCAAAATAG
- the serS gene encoding serine--tRNA ligase, producing the protein MLQVPFIRDNKETVIAGLAKRHFDAKDLVEQVIVLDEERRTLQSKLDNTLAESNVISKEIGILYKSGQGEKANALKEKTSALKESSKTLTEDLNTTAEKLQNLLYQLPNVPHESVPAGKSEEENEEIFNEGEVPKLFDGAQPHWELAKKYDIIDFELGNKISGAGFPVYKGKGARLQRALISYFLDKNTAAGYTEYQLPHLVNEASCYGTGQLPDKEGQMYHDSRDDLYLIPTAEVPGTNVFRDVLLNESDLPIGITGYTPCFRREAGSYGAHVRGLNRLHQFDKVEIIRVEHPENSYNAFFGMVEHIKSILRELKLPYRILKLCGGDTGFPSAMTYDFEVFSTAQDRWLEISSVSNFETYQANRLKLRFKNSDGKNELAHTLNGSSLALPRVLAGILENYQTENGISIPDVLVPYTGFKNIQ; encoded by the coding sequence ATGTTACAAGTACCATTTATTAGAGATAACAAAGAGACTGTAATTGCTGGTTTAGCAAAACGCCACTTTGATGCTAAAGATTTAGTTGAACAAGTTATTGTTTTAGACGAAGAACGCCGTACGTTACAATCGAAATTAGACAATACTTTAGCTGAATCTAATGTTATTTCTAAAGAAATTGGGATTTTATACAAGTCTGGTCAAGGCGAAAAAGCTAACGCATTAAAAGAAAAAACGAGTGCTTTAAAAGAAAGTTCTAAAACACTTACCGAAGACTTAAACACAACCGCAGAAAAATTACAAAATTTATTATACCAACTGCCTAATGTACCACATGAGTCGGTACCTGCAGGAAAATCTGAAGAGGAAAACGAAGAAATTTTTAATGAAGGAGAAGTACCTAAGTTATTTGATGGCGCACAACCACATTGGGAATTAGCCAAAAAATATGATATTATAGATTTTGAGTTAGGTAATAAAATTTCGGGTGCTGGTTTTCCTGTTTATAAAGGTAAAGGTGCTAGATTACAACGTGCTTTAATTTCTTATTTTCTAGATAAAAATACAGCTGCTGGTTATACAGAGTATCAATTACCGCATCTAGTAAACGAGGCATCTTGTTATGGTACTGGACAGTTACCAGATAAAGAAGGGCAAATGTATCACGATTCTCGTGACGATTTATATTTAATACCAACTGCAGAAGTTCCTGGAACTAATGTTTTTAGAGATGTTTTATTAAACGAAAGCGATTTACCAATTGGTATTACTGGTTATACTCCTTGTTTTAGGCGTGAAGCTGGTAGTTATGGTGCACACGTGCGTGGTTTAAATAGACTGCACCAATTTGATAAAGTAGAAATTATACGTGTTGAGCACCCAGAAAACTCTTACAATGCCTTTTTTGGTATGGTAGAACATATTAAAAGTATTTTACGTGAGCTTAAATTACCTTATAGAATTTTAAAATTGTGTGGTGGTGACACAGGTTTTCCATCTGCTATGACTTACGATTTTGAAGTTTTTTCTACAGCTCAAGATCGTTGGTTAGAAATTTCTAGTGTATCAAACTTTGAAACTTACCAAGCTAATCGTTTAAAATTACGTTTTAAAAATAGTGACGGTAAAAATGAATTGGCTCACACTTTAAATGGAAGTTCGCTTGCATTACCTAGAGTTTTAGCTGGAATTTTAGAAAACTATCAAACTGAAAATGGTATTTCTATTCCAGATGTTTTAGTACCTTATACAGGATTTAAAAACATTCAATAA
- a CDS encoding bifunctional riboflavin kinase/FAD synthetase: MKPNALENEQTIITIGTFDGVHIGHQKIIKRLIAVGSKKHLKPTILTFFPHPRMVLQKDANIKLINTMDEKASLLESLGIKNMIVEKFTQEFSRLTAEDFVEKLLVKKLNAKYIIIGYDHHFGRNRSANIDNLIDFGKTYNFEVEEITAQDINDVAVSSTKIRNALNEGDIKTANTYLGYNFMLTGTVVKGKGIGKTINYPTANLEITETYKLIPKQGVYVIKSIIEGKTVFGMMNIGTNPTVDGTSQTIETHFFNWDVSLYNKTLKIELLDRLRDEQKFESIEVLKTQLKKDQNKALLIIKNYD; encoded by the coding sequence TTGAAACCAAACGCGCTAGAAAACGAGCAAACAATTATTACAATAGGTACTTTTGACGGTGTACATATTGGACACCAAAAAATTATTAAAAGATTAATTGCTGTTGGTAGTAAAAAACATTTAAAACCAACGATACTAACATTTTTTCCACACCCTAGAATGGTGCTGCAAAAAGATGCTAATATTAAGCTCATTAATACCATGGATGAAAAAGCCTCTCTATTAGAAAGCTTAGGTATTAAAAATATGATTGTAGAAAAATTTACTCAAGAATTTTCACGTTTAACGGCTGAAGACTTTGTTGAAAAACTTTTAGTAAAAAAATTAAATGCTAAATATATAATAATAGGTTACGATCATCACTTTGGTAGAAACCGATCTGCTAATATTGATAATTTAATAGATTTTGGTAAAACCTATAATTTTGAAGTTGAAGAAATAACAGCTCAAGATATTAACGATGTTGCAGTAAGCTCTACAAAAATTAGAAATGCCTTAAATGAAGGCGATATAAAAACAGCAAACACGTATTTAGGCTACAACTTTATGCTAACTGGAACAGTAGTAAAAGGAAAAGGAATTGGTAAAACAATAAATTACCCTACAGCCAATTTAGAAATTACCGAAACCTATAAACTTATTCCAAAGCAAGGTGTTTACGTTATAAAATCTATTATAGAAGGTAAAACTGTTTTTGGCATGATGAATATTGGTACAAACCCTACAGTAGATGGTACATCTCAAACCATAGAAACACATTTTTTTAATTGGGACGTTTCACTTTATAATAAAACATTAAAAATTGAATTATTAGACAGACTTAGAGATGAACAAAAATTTGAATCTATTGAAGTTTTAAAAACTCAATTAAAAAAAGATCAAAACAAGGCATTACTTATTATAAAAAATTATGATTAA
- a CDS encoding tetratricopeptide repeat protein, with the protein MRFLLIFTFLLSFNALAQDDILAREYFKNGDFEKAATTYKKLYAKNSRNKTYLLQLVKAYQQLEKFKEAETLLQDELTRYEYPQLIVELGRNYSLQNDTINSKLNYDKAILTIEKNPNNAYAVGRSFENYSLLNEAIVTYNKAMQLKPQLNFNINLAKIYGEQGNIEKMFNSYINFSEINENYLNTAKREFSSFISENKENENNIILRKILLKKIQTAPNLLWNDMLSWLFIQQKEYKKAFTQEKAIYKRELESLNRVEQLANIAYNQKQLNVAKQIYTFIVENTQEIDIQINANYNLLKIETEQAKEKDYQIINNKYLKLLEKYGKTSRTVNLRVAYAHFLAFNLDKSRDAVAFLKESLNINYSSYQLAQLKLELGDILVLEEKFNEALIYYTQIQRALKNTKISQLARFKVAKTSYYKGDFKWAESQLKILKKSTSQLTANDALDLKLLISDNKQGDSLQTALKKYAKADLLAFQNKKNQAITILSNIIQEHKTETIIPQALLKQAQLFEDKADFEKAKSNYLQIISNYTDGILIDDAIFALAEIYNNQLQLPEKAKELYERIIFNHADSIYFVDSRKKYRALRGDSIN; encoded by the coding sequence ATGAGATTTTTACTTATTTTCACCTTTCTTTTAAGCTTTAATGCTCTTGCTCAAGACGATATTTTAGCTAGAGAATATTTTAAAAATGGAGATTTTGAAAAAGCTGCTACTACCTACAAAAAACTATATGCTAAAAACAGCAGAAATAAAACTTACCTTTTACAACTTGTAAAAGCTTACCAGCAATTAGAGAAATTTAAAGAAGCCGAAACATTATTACAAGACGAATTAACGCGTTACGAGTACCCACAACTTATTGTAGAATTAGGAAGAAATTACAGTTTACAAAACGACACTATTAATAGCAAGCTAAATTACGATAAAGCCATATTAACAATAGAAAAAAACCCAAACAACGCCTATGCCGTAGGTAGAAGTTTTGAAAATTATTCGTTATTAAATGAGGCTATAGTCACATACAATAAAGCCATGCAATTAAAGCCTCAACTAAACTTTAATATAAACTTGGCAAAAATTTATGGCGAGCAAGGCAATATTGAAAAAATGTTTAATAGTTATATTAATTTTTCTGAAATAAATGAAAATTATTTAAATACAGCTAAAAGAGAATTTAGTTCTTTTATTAGTGAAAATAAGGAAAACGAAAACAATATTATTTTAAGAAAAATACTATTAAAAAAAATACAAACCGCTCCAAACTTACTCTGGAACGATATGTTGAGCTGGCTTTTTATCCAGCAAAAAGAATACAAAAAAGCTTTTACACAAGAAAAAGCAATTTATAAACGAGAATTAGAAAGTTTAAATCGTGTTGAACAATTAGCAAACATTGCCTATAACCAAAAACAATTAAACGTTGCAAAACAAATCTATACTTTTATTGTAGAAAACACTCAAGAAATAGATATACAAATAAATGCAAATTACAACCTATTAAAAATTGAAACAGAACAAGCCAAAGAAAAAGACTACCAAATAATAAACAATAAATACCTTAAGCTTCTAGAAAAATACGGTAAAACCTCTAGAACTGTAAACTTACGTGTTGCTTATGCTCATTTTTTAGCATTTAATTTAGATAAATCAAGAGATGCTGTTGCTTTTTTGAAAGAAAGTTTAAATATTAATTATAGCAGTTACCAATTAGCGCAATTAAAATTAGAATTAGGAGATATACTAGTTTTAGAAGAGAAGTTTAATGAAGCATTAATCTATTACACACAAATTCAACGTGCTTTAAAAAACACCAAAATCTCACAATTAGCAAGATTTAAAGTAGCAAAAACAAGTTATTATAAAGGTGATTTTAAATGGGCAGAATCTCAGCTTAAAATTTTAAAAAAATCTACATCTCAACTAACAGCTAATGACGCATTAGACTTAAAGCTACTTATAAGTGATAATAAACAAGGAGACTCTTTACAAACTGCATTAAAAAAATATGCAAAAGCAGATTTACTTGCTTTTCAAAACAAAAAAAATCAAGCTATTACAATATTATCAAACATTATACAAGAGCATAAAACCGAAACCATTATACCTCAAGCTTTATTAAAACAGGCACAGTTATTTGAAGACAAAGCAGACTTTGAAAAAGCAAAGTCTAATTACCTTCAAATTATTTCAAATTATACAGATGGTATTTTAATAGACGATGCCATCTTTGCTCTTGCAGAGATCTATAATAACCAATTACAACTACCAGAAAAAGCTAAAGAACTTTACGAACGCATAATATTTAACCATGCAGATAGTATTTACTTTGTAGACTCACGCAAAAAATACAGAGCATTAAGAGGTGACAGTATAAATTAG